Proteins encoded by one window of Erythrobacter sp.:
- the fliP gene encoding flagellar type III secretion system pore protein FliP (The bacterial flagellar biogenesis protein FliP forms a type III secretion system (T3SS)-type pore required for flagellar assembly.) has translation MIRALALGGVILAALFAPDLAQAATTTAAPVMPEPAGIGGALERALDGANGPDGAPLSFSLQLLLLMGLLTVLPALVLMMTSFTRIIIVLAILRQALGLQQSPPNQVLIGLSLFLSLFIMAPTLEQVNTQAIEPYAQGTIEADAAIANAGDAFHAFMIRQTRETDLAMFADMAGQEDFASAQDVPFSILLPAFVTSELKTAFQIGFMLFLPFLVIDLVVASVLMSLGMMMLSPTIISLPFKLLLFVLVDGWVLLMGSLAMSFG, from the coding sequence ATGATCCGCGCGCTTGCCCTTGGCGGAGTGATCCTCGCCGCGCTTTTTGCCCCCGACTTGGCCCAGGCCGCCACTACCACGGCTGCGCCGGTCATGCCCGAGCCCGCCGGAATCGGCGGCGCGCTCGAACGCGCGCTCGACGGGGCAAACGGGCCGGACGGTGCGCCGCTCTCGTTCTCGCTGCAATTGCTGCTGTTGATGGGGCTGCTCACCGTGCTGCCCGCGCTGGTGCTGATGATGACCAGCTTCACCCGCATCATCATCGTGCTCGCCATCCTGCGGCAGGCGCTGGGGCTGCAGCAGTCGCCGCCCAATCAGGTGCTGATCGGCCTGTCGCTGTTCCTCTCGCTGTTCATCATGGCCCCGACGCTGGAGCAGGTGAACACCCAGGCGATCGAACCCTATGCCCAAGGCACTATCGAAGCCGATGCCGCCATCGCCAATGCCGGGGACGCCTTCCACGCCTTCATGATCCGCCAGACGCGCGAGACTGATCTTGCCATGTTCGCGGACATGGCCGGGCAGGAGGACTTCGCCAGCGCTCAGGATGTGCCGTTCTCGATCCTGCTCCCCGCCTTCGTCACCAGCGAACTCAAGACCGCGTTCCAGATCGGCTTCATGCTGTTCCTGCCGTTCCTCGTCATCGATCTCGTCGTTGCCAGCGTGCTGATGAGCCTTGGCATGATGATGCTCTCACCCACAATCATCTCGCTACCGTTCAAGTTGCTGCTGTTCGTGCTGGTGGACGGCTGGGTACTGCTGATGGGATCGCTGGCGATGAGCTTCGGGTAG
- the fliQ gene encoding flagellar biosynthesis protein FliQ, which translates to MEDNASLLALADRMLWVTTLVAAPILLAALVVGLVVGVIQAATSINEQTLTFVPKLAVTAVVLVLFGASMVGLIGDFMTEIFTRIAGISGQ; encoded by the coding sequence ATGGAAGACAATGCTTCGCTGCTCGCGCTGGCGGACCGGATGCTTTGGGTCACCACGCTGGTTGCCGCGCCGATCCTGCTTGCCGCGCTGGTGGTCGGCCTGGTCGTCGGGGTAATCCAGGCCGCGACTTCGATCAACGAACAGACGCTTACCTTCGTCCCCAAGCTGGCAGTCACCGCCGTTGTGCTGGTGCTGTTCGGGGCGAGCATGGTCGGCCTGATCGGCGATTTCATGACCGAGATCTTCACCCGCATTGCCGGGATTTCCGGCCAGTGA